The following are from one region of the Numenius arquata chromosome 23, bNumArq3.hap1.1, whole genome shotgun sequence genome:
- the LOC141474643 gene encoding keratin, type I cytoskeletal 14 isoform X3, which translates to MSTTVRQFSSSTSLKGFGSLGGGSSRLSSVRVGGAGYRAPSVHGGSGSYSISSRSVLGLGSGYGGNYCSSIGGGFGGGFGGGDGILPAGEKETMQNLNDRLAAYLDKVRALEEANTDLEVKIREWYKKQGPGPERDYSPYYRTIEELRNKILAATVENANIVLQIDNARLAADDFRTKFETEQALRLSVEADINGLRRVLDELTLARADLEMQIENLKEELAYLKKNHEEEMNALRGQVGGEISVEMDAAPGIDLTKILAEMREQYESLADKNRRDAEQWFFSKTEELNREVAINTEQLQSGKSEITELRRTIQSLEIDLQSQLSTKAALEGSLADTEARYGTQLAQLQGLITSVEEQLAELRCDMERQNHEYRVLLDVKCRLEQEIATYRRLLEGEDAHISSQYSSAMSSHSGRDVMTSSRQVRTIVEEVQDGKVVSSREQVALTTR; encoded by the exons ATGAGCACCACTGTCCGGCaattctcctcctccacctccctcaAGGGCTTCGGCAGCCTGGGGGGGGGCTCCAGCAGGCTCTCCTCCGTGCGTGTTGGGGGAGCAGGGTACAGGGCCCCCAGCGTCCACGGGGGCTCTGGCAGCTACTCTATCTCCTCCCGCAGTGTCTTGGGGCTCGGAAGTGGCTACGGGGGCAACTACTGCAGCAGCATAGGAGGGGGCTTtgggg GTGGCTTTGGAGGTGGCGATGGCATCCTGCCGGCCGGGGAAAAGGAGACGATGCAGAACCTCAACGACCGCCTGGCTGCCTACCTGGACAAAGTGCGTGCCCTGGAGGAGGCCAATACCGACCTGGAGGTGAAGATCAGGGAATGGTACAAGAAGCAGGGACCTGGTCCAGAGCGTGACTACAGCCCCTACTACAGGACTATCGAGGAGCTCAGGAACAAG ATTCTTGCTGCAACAGTGGAAAATGCCAACATCGTGTTGCAGATCGACAATGCCCGGCTGGCAGCTGATGACTTCAGAACCAA gttTGAGACGGAGCAGGCTCTGCGCCTGAGCGTGGAGGCCGACATCAACGGCCTGCGCAGGGTCCTGGACGAGCTGACCCTGGCCAGAGCCGACCTGGAGATGCAGATCGAGAACCTGAAGGAGGAGCTGGCTTATCTGAAGAAGAACCACGAGGAG GAAATGAACGCCCTGCGCGGGCAGGTGGGTGGAGAGATCAGCGTGGAGATGGACGCGGCTCCTGGCATCGACCTCACCAAGATCCTGGCAGAGATGAGGGAGCAGTACGAGAGCCTGGCGGATAAGAACCGCCGGGACGCCGAGCAGTGGTTCTTCAGCAAG ACAGAAGAGCTGAACCGGGAGGTGGCCATCAACACGGAGCAGCTTCAGAGCGGCAAGTCGGAGATCACGGAGCTACGGCGCACCATCCAGAGCCTGGAGATCGACCTGCAGTCCCAGCTCAGCACG AAAGCGGCCTTGGAGGGCTCCTTGGCCGACACGGAAGCCCGCTACGGCACCCAGCTGGCCCAGCTGCAGGGGCTGATCACCAGCGTGGAGGAGCAGCTGGCCGAGCTGCGCTGCGACATGGAGCGCCAGAACCACGAGTACAGGGTCCTCCTGGACGTCAAGtgccgcctggagcaggagatcGCCACGTACCGCCGGCTGCTGGAGGGCGAGGACGCCCA CATCTCTTCCCAGTACTCCTCCGCGATGTCCTCACACTCGGGCAGGGATG TCATGACATCCTCCCGTCAGGTCCGCACCATCGTGGAGGAGGTGCAGGACGGGAAGGTGGTCTCCTCCCGGGAGCAGGTTGCCCTCACCACTCGTTAG
- the LOC141474643 gene encoding keratin, type I cytoskeletal 14 isoform X2, whose translation MSTTVRQFSSSTSLKGFGSLGGGSSRLSSVRVGGAGYRAPSVHGGSGSYSISSRSVLGLGSGYGGNYCSSIGGGFGGSYGAGYGAGFGAGFGGGFGGGDGILPAGEKETMQNLNDRLAAYLDKVRALEEANTDLEVKIREWYKKQGPGPERDYSPYYRTIEELRNKILAATVENANIVLQIDNARLAADDFRTKFETEQALRLSVEADINGLRRVLDELTLARADLEMQIENLKEELAYLKKNHEEEMNALRGQVGGEISVEMDAAPGIDLTKILAEMREQYESLADKNRRDAEQWFFSKTEELNREVAINTEQLQSGKSEITELRRTIQSLEIDLQSQLSTKAALEGSLADTEARYGTQLAQLQGLITSVEEQLAELRCDMERQNHEYRVLLDVKCRLEQEIATYRRLLEGEDAHSSQPMQGFMTSSRQVRTIVEEVQDGKVVSSREQVALTTR comes from the exons ATGAGCACCACTGTCCGGCaattctcctcctccacctccctcaAGGGCTTCGGCAGCCTGGGGGGGGGCTCCAGCAGGCTCTCCTCCGTGCGTGTTGGGGGAGCAGGGTACAGGGCCCCCAGCGTCCACGGGGGCTCTGGCAGCTACTCTATCTCCTCCCGCAGTGTCTTGGGGCTCGGAAGTGGCTACGGGGGCAACTACTGCAGCAGCATAGGAGGGGGCTTtgggggcagctatggggctggcTATGGGGCCGGCTTTGGGGCTGGCTTTGGAGGTGGCTTTGGAGGTGGCGATGGCATCCTGCCGGCCGGGGAAAAGGAGACGATGCAGAACCTCAACGACCGCCTGGCTGCCTACCTGGACAAAGTGCGTGCCCTGGAGGAGGCCAATACCGACCTGGAGGTGAAGATCAGGGAATGGTACAAGAAGCAGGGACCTGGTCCAGAGCGTGACTACAGCCCCTACTACAGGACTATCGAGGAGCTCAGGAACAAG ATTCTTGCTGCAACAGTGGAAAATGCCAACATCGTGTTGCAGATCGACAATGCCCGGCTGGCAGCTGATGACTTCAGAACCAA gttTGAGACGGAGCAGGCTCTGCGCCTGAGCGTGGAGGCCGACATCAACGGCCTGCGCAGGGTCCTGGACGAGCTGACCCTGGCCAGAGCCGACCTGGAGATGCAGATCGAGAACCTGAAGGAGGAGCTGGCTTATCTGAAGAAGAACCACGAGGAG GAAATGAACGCCCTGCGCGGGCAGGTGGGTGGAGAGATCAGCGTGGAGATGGACGCGGCTCCTGGCATCGACCTCACCAAGATCCTGGCAGAGATGAGGGAGCAGTACGAGAGCCTGGCGGATAAGAACCGCCGGGACGCCGAGCAGTGGTTCTTCAGCAAG ACAGAAGAGCTGAACCGGGAGGTGGCCATCAACACGGAGCAGCTTCAGAGCGGCAAGTCGGAGATCACGGAGCTACGGCGCACCATCCAGAGCCTGGAGATCGACCTGCAGTCCCAGCTCAGCACG AAAGCGGCCTTGGAGGGCTCCTTGGCCGACACGGAAGCCCGCTACGGCACCCAGCTGGCCCAGCTGCAGGGGCTGATCACCAGCGTGGAGGAGCAGCTGGCCGAGCTGCGCTGCGACATGGAGCGCCAGAACCACGAGTACAGGGTCCTCCTGGACGTCAAGtgccgcctggagcaggagatcGCCACGTACCGCCGGCTGCTGGAGGGCGAGGACGCCCA CTCTTCCCAGCCAATGCAGGGCt TCATGACATCCTCCCGTCAGGTCCGCACCATCGTGGAGGAGGTGCAGGACGGGAAGGTGGTCTCCTCCCGGGAGCAGGTTGCCCTCACCACTCGTTAG
- the LOC141474643 gene encoding keratin, type I cytoskeletal 14 isoform X1, whose amino-acid sequence MSTTVRQFSSSTSLKGFGSLGGGSSRLSSVRVGGAGYRAPSVHGGSGSYSISSRSVLGLGSGYGGNYCSSIGGGFGGSYGAGYGAGFGAGFGGGFGGGDGILPAGEKETMQNLNDRLAAYLDKVRALEEANTDLEVKIREWYKKQGPGPERDYSPYYRTIEELRNKILAATVENANIVLQIDNARLAADDFRTKFETEQALRLSVEADINGLRRVLDELTLARADLEMQIENLKEELAYLKKNHEEEMNALRGQVGGEISVEMDAAPGIDLTKILAEMREQYESLADKNRRDAEQWFFSKTEELNREVAINTEQLQSGKSEITELRRTIQSLEIDLQSQLSTKAALEGSLADTEARYGTQLAQLQGLITSVEEQLAELRCDMERQNHEYRVLLDVKCRLEQEIATYRRLLEGEDAHISSQYSSAMSSHSGRDVMTSSRQVRTIVEEVQDGKVVSSREQVALTTR is encoded by the exons ATGAGCACCACTGTCCGGCaattctcctcctccacctccctcaAGGGCTTCGGCAGCCTGGGGGGGGGCTCCAGCAGGCTCTCCTCCGTGCGTGTTGGGGGAGCAGGGTACAGGGCCCCCAGCGTCCACGGGGGCTCTGGCAGCTACTCTATCTCCTCCCGCAGTGTCTTGGGGCTCGGAAGTGGCTACGGGGGCAACTACTGCAGCAGCATAGGAGGGGGCTTtgggggcagctatggggctggcTATGGGGCCGGCTTTGGGGCTGGCTTTGGAGGTGGCTTTGGAGGTGGCGATGGCATCCTGCCGGCCGGGGAAAAGGAGACGATGCAGAACCTCAACGACCGCCTGGCTGCCTACCTGGACAAAGTGCGTGCCCTGGAGGAGGCCAATACCGACCTGGAGGTGAAGATCAGGGAATGGTACAAGAAGCAGGGACCTGGTCCAGAGCGTGACTACAGCCCCTACTACAGGACTATCGAGGAGCTCAGGAACAAG ATTCTTGCTGCAACAGTGGAAAATGCCAACATCGTGTTGCAGATCGACAATGCCCGGCTGGCAGCTGATGACTTCAGAACCAA gttTGAGACGGAGCAGGCTCTGCGCCTGAGCGTGGAGGCCGACATCAACGGCCTGCGCAGGGTCCTGGACGAGCTGACCCTGGCCAGAGCCGACCTGGAGATGCAGATCGAGAACCTGAAGGAGGAGCTGGCTTATCTGAAGAAGAACCACGAGGAG GAAATGAACGCCCTGCGCGGGCAGGTGGGTGGAGAGATCAGCGTGGAGATGGACGCGGCTCCTGGCATCGACCTCACCAAGATCCTGGCAGAGATGAGGGAGCAGTACGAGAGCCTGGCGGATAAGAACCGCCGGGACGCCGAGCAGTGGTTCTTCAGCAAG ACAGAAGAGCTGAACCGGGAGGTGGCCATCAACACGGAGCAGCTTCAGAGCGGCAAGTCGGAGATCACGGAGCTACGGCGCACCATCCAGAGCCTGGAGATCGACCTGCAGTCCCAGCTCAGCACG AAAGCGGCCTTGGAGGGCTCCTTGGCCGACACGGAAGCCCGCTACGGCACCCAGCTGGCCCAGCTGCAGGGGCTGATCACCAGCGTGGAGGAGCAGCTGGCCGAGCTGCGCTGCGACATGGAGCGCCAGAACCACGAGTACAGGGTCCTCCTGGACGTCAAGtgccgcctggagcaggagatcGCCACGTACCGCCGGCTGCTGGAGGGCGAGGACGCCCA CATCTCTTCCCAGTACTCCTCCGCGATGTCCTCACACTCGGGCAGGGATG TCATGACATCCTCCCGTCAGGTCCGCACCATCGTGGAGGAGGTGCAGGACGGGAAGGTGGTCTCCTCCCGGGAGCAGGTTGCCCTCACCACTCGTTAG